The nucleotide window TGCTTATAAGCCCACAAAAGAGGCTCTTTCTCTTGTGCAAAACAAAGAAGATGGAGCTATGGTATTTGGCAATCCAAATGCTGAAACAGGTATTATCTTTTACCAAGGTGCAAAAGTAGAGGCGGAGGCATACAGCTATATTGGATACGAGCTACAAAAGAAAGGCTACTTCACTGTTATACCGCAGTTGCCATTGCGTTTTGCCATTTTTGATGTCAATAAGGCAGACGAAATCATCAAGAGCTACCCACAGGTAAGAAGGTGGTATATAGCGGGTCATTCTTTAGGGGGAGCGATGGGTGCTAGGTACGCTTATGAAAATAAAGATAAAGTCGCTGGGATCATGTTTCTGGCTGCTTATCCAGCAGATGACCTTTCCAACACGTCTATTCCAATTCTGTCCGTTTATGGTGAAAGAGATGGAGTGGCTACGCTGTCACAAATGAAAGAGAAAGAACAGCTTCTTTCCAAAAACACTACTCTACATATGATTAAGGGTGGAAATCATGCTCACTTTGGCATGTATGGTGAGCAAAAGGGCGATAATAAAAGTACGATTACAGCAAAGCAGCAACAAAAGGAAACCATTGAAGTTATGACAGAATGGTTAAATAGGCAACACTAAGGAGACAACGTATGAGCGTTGTCTTTTTATATGGATTCACAATATGGTGTATTTCTAAAAAGAGTTTCATTTTTAATACTTTTTTAAGAAATGGTTTATAAGTCTTTTAGTTTTATCCGATATGATAAAGGAAGAACAACAACGACCTAGAGGGGGATAGGAATGAATACATTTTGGTTGAAGAATGTCTTACTAGAAACAGGTTATAAATATGAAGATGATGTGGTAACAGAAACAGAGACAGCTCAATTTCATTTATTTATTGAAGATGGAACGATTCAAAATATAATCAGTGCCAATGAAGATTTACCAGCAGAAGCAAGTTATTATGATGCGTGTGGTTTATTAGTGTTGCCTTCGTTTGCTGAAATGCACATTCATCTCAATAAAACTTATTATGGGGGACCCTGGAAAGCCCCAACACCCAATCCAAGCGTTTTTAAAAGAATAGCTGAGGAGCAAAAATTACTTCCTGAGCAGCTGCGTTTTGTTAAGGAAAGAGCGAAGAAAATTTTAAATCAGGAATCCTCTAGTGGGACAACTTTTGTGAGAACACATTGCAATATTGATCATTCTATTGGTTTGCACCACCTTGAGTTAACGATGGAAGTACTAACAGATTACAAGAATAAACTAGACGGGGAAATTGTAGCATTCCCGCAACATGGTTTATTGAGAAATCATGCGGTTTCCTTGATGAAGGAGGCTTTGAGAACCGGTGCAAGCTTAGTCGGCGGATTGGATCCTGCTACTGTAGATGGAGATATTGAAAAATCGTTATTTACGATGATGGATTTGGCAGTAGAATTTAATGTGGATATTGATATGCATCTACATGATGACGGTAGCTTAGGAACGTACACGATGAAGCGCTTAGCGCAACTGACAGAGGAAGCAGGGTGGCACAATCGTGTTACGATTAGTCATGCATTTGGACTAGGAGCAGTTTCTTCAAAAGAAGCTGAGGACTTAGCTGAAACATTTGCAGCGTTAGGTATTCGTATTGCGTCTACTATACCTGTTGATATTCCAGGTGTACCTGTCCCGCTGCTACAGGCTAAAGGTGTTGAGATACAACTTGGTACGGACAGTCTCACAGATCATTGGGATCCATTCGGTACCGGCGATATGTTAGATAAAGCCAATATTCTGGCACAACGCTTTAGGTGGATTGACGAGAAATCATTGGGACAGGCGTTACCATTCATTACAAAAGGAAAGTGTTCGCTTGATTGCAATGGAAAGCAACAATGGCCAAGGATTGGTGATAGGGCGGATTTTATATTAATAAAAGCTTCTTCCGCAGCAGAGGTTATTGCTCGTAAGCCGAACAAACGAATTGTTTTTTACAAAGGGCAATCTGTAGCAGGAGAATTACCTCCAGTAAAAATGGAAAGACAAAACTAAGGATGAAATGCATGTCAATTAAAACAAAATTTTTACTATCCTATATCGTAGTGATATGTATATCCATTATTTTAATGTTCGCTGCAGGCTTTTTAATATTGTTTACAATTACAGGAGATGCAAAATCGGTAAAATATTTCTATAAAAACTCTCATATTAATAAACCGCTAAGTGCGGCTGAGGAAAGCGCATATTTGGATTTGAAATTTTTAGCGAAGCATACACCGAATGAGCTATTAGACATGAAACATGTTGAGAATAGACCTAGTGTTGAAGTTGTGATTCGAAAGGGTCATAACGTCACATATGCATCATCACCATTAAACCGAAATGCAGTTTCAAAAGCGTTACCCGATTTTGAAGAAGGTAACATTCGTATACGAGATACGATGCAAGTGAATGATACCTTTTACACATACGTAAAATTTGATTTTTTCTTTCCTGATAACGAAGAAGGAAGTATATTTGTGCTTCGTAAGATTAGCTCATATACAGAGCTTGTCCGAAATCTATTTCCCATTCTATTTGGCTTACTGTTGCTGTTTTTAATTGTGACGCTGGGAGCGGTCAATTATATCGTTTCGAGGAGCATTATTAGACCGTTACTCATCTTAAAGAGAGGCACTGAACGCATTTGGGAAGGTGATTTAAACTTCAAGCTATATGGGAATTCTCAAGATGAAGTTGGGCAGCTTACACAATCCTTTGAGGAAATGAGAAAAAAGTTAAAAGAATCCATCGAACTGCAGCTGCAGTACGAGGAAAGTAGAAAAGAGCTGCTCTCTAATATTTCACATGATTTAAAAACTCCAATTACATCCATTATTGGTTATGTAGAAGGCATTCGTGATGGCATAGCAAATACGAAAGAGAAAATGGATAAATATTTAACTACAATTTATACAAAAGCTAAGGATTTGGATGCTCTAATTGAAGAATTATTTTTATTTTCAAAGCTTGATCTACAAAGGATACCATTTGTATTTGAGAAGGTGAATATCTCTCAGTATGTGCAGGATTATGCAGAAGAGCTGCAATTAGATTTGCAAGAACAAGGAATAGAGGTTATCGTAAAACACTCATGTTCCACTCCTATTGATGTAGAACTAGATCGTGAAAAAATCAAACGTGTATTCTCTAACTTAGTGCATAATAGCGTGAAGTATATGGAAAAGGAGCAGAAGCAAATTCAGATTTCTTTACATGAAGATTTAGATGCTGTTACCGTGCAAGTGTCAGATAATGGACCGGGTATTCATTCTGCAGAACTACCGTATATCTTTGAACGTTTTTACCGAGTAGAGCAATCAAGAAGCAAGCAAACAGGCGGAAGTGGTCTCGGCCTGGCGATTGCAAAACAAATTGTACAGGGGCATGGTGGTACAATCTGGGCTAATAGTGAAGAGGGAAAAGGATTGGATGTATTCTTTACTTTACCGAAAGCAAAGAGGGAGGATACAGTATGAAGCATATTTTAATTATTGAAGACGAAGAAAGTATCGCAGAATTACAAAAGGATTACCTTGAAATCAATGGATATCAGGTAGATGTAGAACTATCAGGTGAAACCGGGATGCAGCGCGCTTTGCAAGGAGGATACGATTTAATTATTTTGGATATTATGCTGCCTCAAATCAATGGGTTTGAAGTCTGTAAAAAAATAAGATCTGCTGTTGATATACCCATTTTGCTAGTATCGGCAAAGAAAGAAGAAATTGACAAAATACGTGGTCTTGGTTTAGGAGCGGATGACTATATTACTAAACCATTTAGTCCGAGTGAGCTTGTCGCAAGGGTAAAAGCGCATCTCGCTCGATATGAACGATTAGCCGGAAGCGGCTCTGTCCAGCAAAGCAATTCTATATATGTGCATGGCATTACAATCGATAAAGCGGCACGACGTGTCTATATTCACAATGAAGAAGTTCCGTTTACTACAAAAGAATTTGAATTACTTACATTTTTTGTTCTACATCCTAATCAGGTTTTAAGTAAAACACAGCTGTTTGAAAGTATTTGGGGCTATGATTCAGCCGGAGATGTGTCTACAGTTACGGTACATATCCGGAAATTACGTGAGAAAATAGAACGCGATCCCGCACACCCGCAGTACATAGAAACCCTATGGGGAGCAGGGTATCGGTTTAATATATAGGTTGTGTTACAGTCTTTGGAATTTTCAACATAAACTGTTCTTGGATTGTACAACAAAAACTATGATAAAAAAGCAGATTTCTTTTATCGAAATTCTGCTTTTTAGCAGTTATATGGCAAAACTTTTTATAATACCTGTAAAATAACTGTATAGCAGTAAAAAAGTTGCAGTTATGGGGGCGTTTTGTTTGAAGAAAGAGAGAATAAGAGAGTATGGCATTAAAATTGGGCGGCTACAGCCAGGCTCTCGCAATGCGATTACTGATGTAGAGGGTATCACAGTAGGACATGTTACGTTAAGTGAGGGAGATATGCAAACAGGGGTAACAGCTATTGTCCCTCATCAAGGTAACATATTTCGAGAAAAGCTTGTCGCTTCTAGTCATGTGATTAACGGTGTTGGAAAAACGCTCGGAACGATTCAGATTGAGGAACTGGGTACGCTCGAAACACCTATCGTGTTAACCAATACGTTAAGTGTTGGCATCGCGGCAGATGCTCTGATTGAATATATGCTAGATGACACGCCTGAAATTGGCAGAACGACAGGAAGTGTGAATCCTGTCGTCTGTGAATGTAACGACATGCTTTTGAACGATATCCGTGCCGGGTTTGTTACAAAAGAGCATGTGCTACAAGCTCTTCGAAATACTTCAGTAGAGGTTGAAGAAGGAGCAGTCGGGGCTGGGACTGGCATGCTTTGTTATTCATTAAAGGGAGGGATTGGGACGGCTTCTAGAATGATGGAGATGGAGCATGGCACATATACAATGGGGGTACTGATCCTTACTAATTTTGGAATTCTAAGTGATTTACGTGTCGATGGAAAAGCAGTGGGAGAAGAATTGCGCGATGCTATCTTGCACTCTTGGGAAGAAAAAGACAAGGGCTCTGTTATTATAATTGTGGCCACAGATCTGCCCGTATCTGAAAGACAATTAAAGCGCATTATAAAAAGAACAGTGGTTGGTTTATCGCGAACAGGATCAATCATTACAACCGGTAGCGGTGAAGTGGTAATCGGTTTTTCAACCGCTAATACAATTCCGCATCAACAAAAGCAGCTGCGTAAGCTTTCTATTGTTCCTGAGGATGACTTGGATGTAGCTTTTCGAGCTATCAGCGAGGCGACAGAGGAAGCGGTTTTAAATGCGTTAATTGCTGCGACACCTGTTGTTGGAAGGGACAAAAATGAAAGACCCGCACTGTATGATTTGCTACAGGAATATGGTATCTCTTTAAAGTAAAAAAGCTCCTGCACACAGGAGCTTTTTACTTAGGATGATAACTGCCCAATCACAGATGGAGAAGGGTGTGTCATCGCATAAGGATTTAAAATAGCATCTAACGTACTCTCATCAAGAACATTGTAAAGCAAGCACAGTTCACGGACCGATTTTCCGGTTGAAACAGCTTCTTGTGCAATACGTGAAGCTGTTTCGTATCCGATATGGGGACTGATTGCTGTAATGATGCCAACACTGTTGTCTACATATTCCTTCAGCATGCTTTCATTAGCTACAATGCCTTCTACACAATACTTTCTGAAGACCTCAAAGGCATTATTCATGATACTGATAGACTGTAGAAGATTGAAAACGAGAACGGGCTCCATTACATTCAGCTCCAGCTGACCAGCCTCAGATGCTAAACAAATGGTATGGTCGTTACCAATTACCTGAAACGCAACTTGATTGATTAATTCCGCCATAACAGGATTCACTTTGCCAGGCATGATAGAAGAACCTGGTTGTCGCGGCGGAAGCTGAATTTCTGCTAAGCCCACCCGTGGTCCTGAGGCCATAAGTCGTAAATCATTGGCAATTTTAGACATATTCATCATGCATACCTTAAGAGCAGCAGAAACCTCTGTATAAGCATCTGTGTTTTGCGTGGCATCCACGAGATGCTCAGCGCTTGTTAAAGGAAAACCGCTAATAACAGATAAATACCGTACAACAGCCTCAATATAGCGAACATCGGCATTTAGACCTGTACCAACTGCCGTAGCACCGATATTGACTTCATATAAGTGCTGACATGAGATATTCACACGTTTAATATCTCGTTGTAATACACGACTGTAAGCTTCGAATTCTTGTCCCAGACGAATAGGTACTGCGTCTTGCAGGTGCGTACGTCCCATTTTAATAATATGATCAAACTCAGCACCTTTTTTAGCAAAAGCTTCTTGTAGCTTATTCATGGTTTGCAATAATGCTTCCGCCATCTGTAGTGCTGCAAGGTGAATGCCAGTCGGAAATACATCGTTGGTGGACTGTGACATGTTGACATGGGTATTGGGGCTTATATAAGCATAATCGCCTTTATCTCTTCCCAGCATTTCAAGTGCACGATTGGCAATCACCTCATTCATGTTCATGTTGAGAGAAGTTCCTGCACCGCCTTGGATGGGATCGACGATAAACTGCTCCAGCAACTGTCCGTCGATAATTTCTTCTGCTGCTTTGACAATGGCTCTTCCTATTTCGGATGGCAATCGCTTCGATTCCATATTCGCCAAGGCACATGCTTTCTTGACCATGGCAATCGCTGTAATTAAAGATGGGTGAATACGATAGCCCGTGATAGGAAAGTTTTCTAAAGCACGCAATGTTTGCACCCCGTAATAAGCCTCTTTCGGAACATGCTTTTCTCCTAAGAAATCTCGCTCGATGCGTGTAGCATTCACAATTTTCACGTCTCCTTTTTATTTGAAGCTTTGCCAATGGCCTCTGTAAATGGCAGTTGCGATTTACAGAGGCTAAAAATAGGTAATTTGGATAAGGTTTATTCGAAAGTTCCTTTTACGAGTGTTTGGCCGTGCTTTACCATAACTTTCCCTTGTGCAATGACTGTATCGATTTGTAATGTATCTTTTGTCAGGAGCACAAGATCAGCATCCTTTTCAACTTGCAGGCATCCTTTTTGGTTTAGCCTTAACACTTGTGCAGGATTAGCTGTTATAACTTGAAGAGCAGTTTCCAGCGGTATCCCTTCAATCAAAACGGCGTCACGTACTTCTTGGAACAGAGAAGACACTTTTCCGACCTGTAGGCCTTGATACTCACCAGTTGCATCAAATAATGGAAGGCTTGCTTGCCCATCTGAAGAGAAGGTGATACATCCAACTGGAACACCTTCTTCCAGCATAAGGCGCAGGGCAGTACTACATTTTACTTCACCTTCCTCTAAAAACTGAGGAATGGTGCTTGTTGTGAAATCCACATATCCACCGCGTTTGGCATAGTCAATGCCACCCTGGAACAACTCTTCATTTCGGTTGATATGAGTGGGATGAAAATGACGAATCGGAATATTGGTGCGATCCGCTACTTCGTGAAGTAAAGCTAACTTTTCTTTTCCATCTCCCAAATGAATTTCCAGCAGTCCAGCTTTACCTGATAAAATGCCGCCGTTTCGCGCCGCAGTGGCAATTTTGACAAACTCTTCAAAGGTAGGTTCAGAAGAGCGGTGGTCGGAAATAGCAATCTCGCCGACACCAATAATTTTATCAATCAAGATAATGTCTTCTTCAATTCGACCTGTTAATGTTTTTACTGGTACTTGATAAGAACCTGTATGAATCCAGCAGGAAACGCCTTCTTCCTCTAAAGCCCGTGCTTTTGCCAGTAAATCTTCCATTTTGCGGGTTGTACCATCAGTTCCTAGGACACCAATTACAGTTGTAATACCAGATGTGGTGAGGTCACTTAACATGAGCTCCGGGGTGCGGGTTTTAAAGCCGCCCTCCCCGCCCCCGCCAATGATGTGAACATGTGAATCAATGAATCCCGGAACTACAAGTAAGTCTGTTGCATCGATAACTTGAACGGGAAAATCATCAGGGACTGTAAGATTGTCGCCCAAATATGCAATTTTCCCGCCTGCAATTAAAACATCTTTATATCCGATCTCATTGGGTGCATATACATATCCGTTTTTTATTAATGTAAGCAATTCTTCTTTCCCCCTAAACGTTGTTTAAAAAGGTCCGTAATTAATGGCATGTGCAATAATTACGGCGATCAGTCCGATGACAAATTGAATCGCGACTAATGGGAGAATCCACTTTGCCCATTTTGTCCAAGGGATACCCGCAATCGCCAAGCCTGCCATTAATGTACCGGCTGTTGGAAAAATAATATTTCCGATGCCATCCGCGAAAGAGAACGAAAGAACAGCAGTTTGACGTGTGATATCAAGTAAATCTGCAAGTGGTGTCATAACTGGCATTGTCAGCATGGCATGTCCGCTACCTGATGCTAAAATAAAGTGAATCAGTGTTTGGAATGTATACATACCAGTAACACTTAAGTAACCCGGTACATGTTTAATTGATTCAGAAACTTCGTATAGCATAGGGTCAACGATATGACCTTCATTCAAAACAACTAGAATGGCACGAGAAATACCGATAACCAAAGCACCGCTAATTAAAGCTGCAGAACCTTCTGTAAAGGATTTTACTGTGCGATCAATTGAAAGTTTACCGATGATAGCGATTACAATTGTTAAAATTACAAACAGAGAAGCAATTTCTGTGATATACCACTGATATTTAATAACACCAAATGCTAGTACTACATAGTTTAGAAGAAAAGCTGCCAGAATCCATTTATGCTTTGCGCTCAAGGACGCTTTAGAAGTTAACAAATCGTTTGCATCTTCAGTACGATATTTCCCGTAGAAACCTAAAGAAGGATTTTTCTTTACTTTCATCGCATAACGATAGACGAAAGTAACAGAAACAAGGTAAACTATCACAAATAAGGCAAGACGATAACCCATTCCTGAAAACGTAGGCAACTCTGCGATACCTTGTGCAATCCCTACTGTAAACGGATTCATAACTGCTGTTGTAAAACCGGCAGAAGCACCAACTAATACAATTGCTGTTCCTGTAATCGTATCAAAACCTAACGCTAAAGCTAGTGGAATTAATAAAGGAATATAAGCCAGAGTTTCTTCCGCCATTCCCATTAAAGAACCACCTGCAGCAAAAAATAGCATCATAACAGGGATTAATAGCTTTTCACGAGTTTGCAGTTTCGTCGCCATTGTTTTAATTAACACATCAACTGTGCCTGTTGCACTTAATACACCAAAAAATCCACCAATAATAAGTACAAAGAAGATAATATTAGCAGCTTCCACCATACCTGTATGAATTGACTTTGTCATATCAAATAATCCGACTGGTGTAGAGTCAATCCATTTAAAAGAGTTTGGATCAACTGTAGTGCGGCCGTCTTGTTCAATACGCGTATACTCACCTGCAGGTAAAATATAGGTTAGTAGTGTCGCGATAACAAGCATGCCGAGCAGTAAAGCAAAAACGTTCAATTTCCATTCTCTTTTACGTTTTGGTTCTGTAACGATTACTTCTTGCTTCATAACCTCTCTCCTTTTGTCTATTTAGTAAGATTGGGTAATGTAAGAGTCCCCTTCGCTTAATGTATAAGCAAATTGCGTGCCAATTCTAGTAGGGTTTAATTTTAAAGAATTTTAAGAAAAATAATGCAATTTTAGGTTTTTTTCGGTTGTTTTTGGGTGTTATAATGAAACCAATTATATGCAGAAAGGTGTTTTCGCATGAAGAAATCGCTTGTTTTGATTGCCGGTAGTGTTAAGACGAGAGAAGCCTTACATCATCAATTAAAGCAACTGCTAGGAGATTATATTTCTATTAATAGTTATGCAATCGACGAGGGAATTGCCTGGCCGCTAACAGCAGATGTCGTTTTGTATTCATCTGAAGTTGTGAAATTTGAAGCAAATCGAAAACTGGTAATAGAAACAAATCATAGTATGGTTGGCAAACGAACATTGCATCATGAATATATTGATTTACTATTACGAATTCCAAGTGGCCGCAGAGTATTAGTTGTCAACGATGACTATGATGCGGCGGTAGAGCTCATTCAATCCTTATATAGACTTGGTATTGATCATATTGAGTTTTTTCCGTTTAAAAAAGAGCAGGTATTCTATGAGGATATATACATCGCAATTTCTCCAGGTGAGGCTCATCTTGCACCTCCTTATATGAAAGAAGTTATTGATATAGGCGTACGGTTATTTGATATGACCACAGTGTTAGAGATTGTGAAAGATTGTGGTCTAGATGAAAGTATTTCTGTTATTATTTCCGATCGTTATATTCGTAATATTATTGAATTACAGCGCAAACTCATGGAGGCAGAGCAGCTTACGAAACGTGTAAATGAACATATCCAGAATGTAGTTGATACAGTTGATGATGGTATATTGGCTATTGATGCGAATGAAATCATTACAGTATTTAACAAGGGAATGGAAGCTATTCTTCGGGTACCTATGGAACAAGCGATAGGTCAACCAATCTCTCGTATCTTGCCGCAGCGGGAAATCGTAGAATTTATTCGAACCGGAATAGAGGACAATAAGTACTTTAATATGAATGGAGTGGACAGCGTTGTATTTCGTTTTCCAATGCTGCAGGAAAATCGAATTGTAGTAACGTTTAAGAGTGTAAGCCAAGCGTTTGAAATAGAAAAAACAGCTCAAAGAGAATTTCGAAATCAAGGCTTTGTGGCGAAATATAGCTTTGAAGATATTATTGGTGAGCACGCTTCCTTAATTGCCTGTAAGCAAGTTGCGAAAAAGCTGGCTTTATCCAATCATCCCATTTTGATTCAAGGAGAGACGGGAACGGGCAAAGAGTTGTTTGCGCATGCTATACATAAACAGTCAAACCGAAAAAATGGTCCGTTTGTTGCTGTGAATTGTAGTGCATTTACTGAGAGTTTATTAGAGAGTGAATTATTTGGCTACGAAGAAGGTACATTCACAGGTGCAAAAAAGGGTGGTAAAAAGGGACTATTTGAGCTTGCTGATAATGGTACGATATTTCTCGATGAAATTGGCGATATCAGCTTGCATGTACAGTCGCATCTCTTGCGGGTTTTACAGGAGCAGGAGATACGAAGAGTGGGAGGCAGAAAAATTATCCCAATTAATGTGCGTGTTATTGCTGCCACTAACAAGAACATTCAAAAGAAAATAGAAGACGGTTCGTTTCGTTCGGATTTATTTTATCGGTTAAATGTATTGGGATTTCATATTCCCTCATTACGTCTTCGCCAACAGGACATTCCCCTTCTCATTAGGCACTTTATTTCAAAAAGCGGCAGGTGGATTAGTGTCGAAGAAGAGGTCATGCAAACGATGATGGAGCATAACTGGCCGGGGAATATACGTGAATTAAAAGGTGTACTTGATTATATGCTGGCGGTGTCTGATGGCCGAAGTATTACACCGAAAGATGTGCCGGGAGATCGGTTTCATAGCTCAGAGCAATCACGTGCACTTTGGCATACTGAGTATAATTTTGCAAAAACGGTGCTTGAGATGCGTGAACACTTATGTATATTAGAAACGATTAAACGTTGTAATGATGCAGGAAAAGCTGCAAGCAGAGAATATATCTCATTGCAAAGCATGGAATATGATGCCTTTCTCTCTCCGCAGCAGGTTCGCCTTCGCTTAACGCACTTGCAGGAGGAGGGCTTTGTGGTAAAAGGAAAAGGACGTGCAGGAACGAAAATTACGTCTGCAGGTGTGGACTATTTACGCTTTTTAAAAACACAGCAGCATACAACTTCAACCATATCAACATAAAAAGGAAGCCGTTAGTTGGCTTCCTTTTTGTATATTACGGCGTATTTCCGCCGTATACATTGCCCGTGGAGGAGGTAATGACGCCGTTATTTACGTTTAACGTATATGGCAATCCGCCATTTCCAGTCCACGTCGTTAAATTGAATGTGCTTCCGTGAAACAATTTGTAGATTGAAACATTTCTAAAAGTAAGTGGAGAACCACTTTGACAAACAAGCGGTGCTTCATTTGATTTTGCCATGTAAACACCTGGGTTTACAGCGCCTGGTTGTGTTACAACTTTTGCTGTACCATCTTTTTCAATTAATAGTGCCGATTTTTCGTTTACTGCAATGCCTTTTGCAGTTGCTGCAGTTTCTTCGCCGTCTTGAATATTACGTGCTATAAAGGTTAAAAATCTGCCCATGCGATCACGTTGTTCAAAATGTGTGTCAGTTTGGATATTGTGATTGACTGATGTTTGAATTAAGTAGTCTGTAAAAGAAATGAGAGAGCTGTAAGGGTTATTGAGTGCTGTCGTGGAATCAAGTGTTGTCGAACCGGCTGAGATAGAATCGTAAATATGATCGCCTTGAATCATTGTACCCGCACTTGTGCCGCCGAACGGGATGTTTTGAATGCGGTTATTTAACGCTGTAAGAGCTGGCGTTCCTTCTAAAAAGTTAACATAATCAGCTTGATTGCCGCCAGCAAAGAAGATGGCCTCCGCTTTATTAATTTTGTCAATAACAGCAGAATCTGAACCCGCATTGTTTAAGTTTGTGACAATCAAAGTGCTAACCGAGTTCAATGGTTTGCCAATAGATTGTGCGAGATCATACACGTATTGATTGTAAGCATCTGTTCCTGTTGCTCGAATGATAAGAAAATCACCGCCGTTTGCCTTTTCAATCATCCATTTAAAAGCTTCGTCTACGTCCGTACTTCCTCCCATCATCACTTGTCCGAATGTAGTGGTAGGTGAAACGTTTGTAGTACTTCCGACGGTGTAAAGCTTGTAATTTGCAGCAGCGGAAGCTGGTAAAGAAGGGGCCACAAGGGCGGCAGCAGACAAAGCAGCAATCACTGTGTGTTTAAAGCGAGTAAAGCGTTTTTTCATACATTTGTTCCTCCTCTGAATAAAGTGTTGATTACAACTTTTACTTATGCAAGTACCGTGCCAAAACTGAAAATTCAAAATTTACAGTGAATTAAAGGGGAGATGGTGTTTTAGGGGTTGTTTAAGGTTGTTATTTGAAACAGAAATGAACCTTATATAGCCTGCAAGACGACTTGAGGAAAAGAAAAGGAGGGAATATGGTATACATAAGCGTATTAAATGTAATAACTCACTACTATAGAAAGAAGAGGAATAAAATGATTCAATCATTTAAACTTATACCAAGTGCAGCAGGCAGGAAAATGCCCGTATATATGTTTCAAATTGATGATCTTTTGCTCGATACAGGACCGAGAAGTGTAGAAAAGCAAGTACGTTCTATCGTAAAAGATATCCATATTACGCGTGTCATTCATACGCATCATCACGAAGACCACACTGGGAATAGCGCATGGATACAGAAGGAATACAATTTGCCTCAATGGATTCATCCTGTAGGAGTAT belongs to Ectobacillus sp. JY-23 and includes:
- the iadA gene encoding beta-aspartyl-peptidase, which encodes MLTLIKNGYVYAPNEIGYKDVLIAGGKIAYLGDNLTVPDDFPVQVIDATDLLVVPGFIDSHVHIIGGGGEGGFKTRTPELMLSDLTTSGITTVIGVLGTDGTTRKMEDLLAKARALEEEGVSCWIHTGSYQVPVKTLTGRIEEDIILIDKIIGVGEIAISDHRSSEPTFEEFVKIATAARNGGILSGKAGLLEIHLGDGKEKLALLHEVADRTNIPIRHFHPTHINRNEELFQGGIDYAKRGGYVDFTTSTIPQFLEEGEVKCSTALRLMLEEGVPVGCITFSSDGQASLPLFDATGEYQGLQVGKVSSLFQEVRDAVLIEGIPLETALQVITANPAQVLRLNQKGCLQVEKDADLVLLTKDTLQIDTVIAQGKVMVKHGQTLVKGTFE
- a CDS encoding sigma-54-dependent Fis family transcriptional regulator; this translates as MKKSLVLIAGSVKTREALHHQLKQLLGDYISINSYAIDEGIAWPLTADVVLYSSEVVKFEANRKLVIETNHSMVGKRTLHHEYIDLLLRIPSGRRVLVVNDDYDAAVELIQSLYRLGIDHIEFFPFKKEQVFYEDIYIAISPGEAHLAPPYMKEVIDIGVRLFDMTTVLEIVKDCGLDESISVIISDRYIRNIIELQRKLMEAEQLTKRVNEHIQNVVDTVDDGILAIDANEIITVFNKGMEAILRVPMEQAIGQPISRILPQREIVEFIRTGIEDNKYFNMNGVDSVVFRFPMLQENRIVVTFKSVSQAFEIEKTAQREFRNQGFVAKYSFEDIIGEHASLIACKQVAKKLALSNHPILIQGETGTGKELFAHAIHKQSNRKNGPFVAVNCSAFTESLLESELFGYEEGTFTGAKKGGKKGLFELADNGTIFLDEIGDISLHVQSHLLRVLQEQEIRRVGGRKIIPINVRVIAATNKNIQKKIEDGSFRSDLFYRLNVLGFHIPSLRLRQQDIPLLIRHFISKSGRWISVEEEVMQTMMEHNWPGNIRELKGVLDYMLAVSDGRSITPKDVPGDRFHSSEQSRALWHTEYNFAKTVLEMREHLCILETIKRCNDAGKAASREYISLQSMEYDAFLSPQQVRLRLTHLQEEGFVVKGKGRAGTKITSAGVDYLRFLKTQQHTTSTIST
- a CDS encoding cyanophycinase; the encoded protein is MKKRFTRFKHTVIAALSAAALVAPSLPASAAANYKLYTVGSTTNVSPTTTFGQVMMGGSTDVDEAFKWMIEKANGGDFLIIRATGTDAYNQYVYDLAQSIGKPLNSVSTLIVTNLNNAGSDSAVIDKINKAEAIFFAGGNQADYVNFLEGTPALTALNNRIQNIPFGGTSAGTMIQGDHIYDSISAGSTTLDSTTALNNPYSSLISFTDYLIQTSVNHNIQTDTHFEQRDRMGRFLTFIARNIQDGEETAATAKGIAVNEKSALLIEKDGTAKVVTQPGAVNPGVYMAKSNEAPLVCQSGSPLTFRNVSIYKLFHGSTFNLTTWTGNGGLPYTLNVNNGVITSSTGNVYGGNTP
- a CDS encoding YfcC family protein, with the protein product MKQEVIVTEPKRKREWKLNVFALLLGMLVIATLLTYILPAGEYTRIEQDGRTTVDPNSFKWIDSTPVGLFDMTKSIHTGMVEAANIIFFVLIIGGFFGVLSATGTVDVLIKTMATKLQTREKLLIPVMMLFFAAGGSLMGMAEETLAYIPLLIPLALALGFDTITGTAIVLVGASAGFTTAVMNPFTVGIAQGIAELPTFSGMGYRLALFVIVYLVSVTFVYRYAMKVKKNPSLGFYGKYRTEDANDLLTSKASLSAKHKWILAAFLLNYVVLAFGVIKYQWYITEIASLFVILTIVIAIIGKLSIDRTVKSFTEGSAALISGALVIGISRAILVVLNEGHIVDPMLYEVSESIKHVPGYLSVTGMYTFQTLIHFILASGSGHAMLTMPVMTPLADLLDITRQTAVLSFSFADGIGNIIFPTAGTLMAGLAIAGIPWTKWAKWILPLVAIQFVIGLIAVIIAHAINYGPF